CTGGAAACGCAACATGGATTGATTCGAGTGATGACACCTCCAGAGCAACCCATTCCAGAACAAATCAGATTGAGCTGGCGAGCTGAAGACGAAATCCTCTTCAACGCTGAAACAGGTCTTCGTTTAAGCCGATAATTTTTCGAGTTCCTCAACAAGCATGATCTGGTGAAGCTGTGCATCACGCTTCAATTGCTGAATTTGCGAGCCATCACGTTGAGCTGTCACGGCTGACTGCCATTGGTGGTTCAACTGATCGGCATTGAGCGGATTATTCAGATCCACCCAGGGCAAGGCTGCGAGTTGCGCCGCTGCCTTCACTTTCGGGTCATAACTCAGCGCCGCGGTCGGGCAACCTGCCATTGCAGCAAGAATCAAGGCATGCAGACGCATTGCGATGACCAGTGAAGCTTCACTGAACATCGTCTGAACCTGTTCAAGGCTGTCTGCCTGCATCTGAACGGAACGGCGACACAATCCATCAGGAATCAGATCACGACTGCGAAGTTCATTCCACAGCGATGCATCCTGGTCTGCGTGGAAGGCCAGCCAGATCACCTCAGAACAACCACTGGAACTCAAACGATCAACCGCCTCAAGAAGAACACTCCAGCCCCTGCTATCCAACAGAAGAGTGGGTCTCCAGCAGAGGATCAGCCTGTCGCCACCCTTCCAAACTGGCGAGGGATGACGCCAGACGGGATCGGGTCCCATCACCATCGGAACGTTGAGTCCCCAGCGCTGCGCAAGCCCCATGGAGCCAGGGTCACGCCAGGACACAGCCCTGACACCAGAGAGAGTGTGCTTCACCAGGACTTGGCTGAATCGATGATGCAGAGGGCCAAGTCCCTGGCCCCAGAGCAGGATTGGAATGCGCTTGAAGCGGGCACTCCAGAGAAGAACGAGATAGTAAAGAAGGCTTTTAAAACTGGTTCCGTCCTGAAGCAAACTACCGCCGCCAAGGACCAGAGCATCAACATGGTTCAGGGCCTGAATGGTGTCCGATAGTGAGCGACGATTCACGGTCGACACCCCGGCAACCAGATCTTGTACGGCGTCTGGGTCCCTAGCTGTCACCACAAGGTCCCAATCGCAAGGAATCTGCGACACCAGCACTTGAAGCAGCGCATCGTCACCGAGATTGTGCTCGCCGTAATAACCACAGAGCAGGACGCTCAACTTCCGCCCACTGCGAAGCGCCTTCACCAGCAATCATCAATTGATCGGACCATTATCCAAGTCTTCAACCGTTACGGTGAACTACGCCATTGAACTGACATGCACGCGCTATCGCTGGGGACATGGTGGATTCATTGGGCCTCCGTGGCTGAATGGCTGATGGCCATCGTGCTGATTCATCAATACAAACCTGATGGACAGGACGCCACGTCGCAGCGAATCGCCTGGGCGATGCTTCCAGCTCTGGTCAGTGCAATGGCGGCTTGCACATGGCATCTCTACGACAACGCTGAAGAGTTGCGCTGGCTGGTCACGCTACAGGCATCATTCACCCTGATCGGCAACATCATGCTGGCCTGGGCCGCATGGTCAATCGAAGCGCCGACAAACGTGGAGGATCAGATCTGATGCCTGACTTCGATCCATCACCGTTGTTCGCGCTCTCCCTCTTTCCCTATCTGATTTTTCTTTATTACCTGGGTCAACGTCGGTTGCTTCCCACATTGAGCCGTCGTGGCTTTCAACTCACACTGTTGTTTGTCGGAATCACGATTGGAGCAGCTTTGATCGCTGAGCTGAAATTTGGAGCTGAGCTGGTGGCGGTTGATCCCCTGCATGGCGGCGCCGAGGCTTTCCTGACGCTCAGCAATGCCGTGATCGTCGCAGGACTGATCGGGTATCAAAAAGCACTCCGATGAACAACTTTTACAAGTGTTGTGCGTGAATGCCTAAAGGCTGGAAGATAAGTCGTTGCCTCTGTTCTTCATGCTCGCTCCACTTCTGGCCATTGCTCCCGCCACGCTTACCTGGTCTCCAAAGGTGGGGCTTGTGATGATTGTCTGC
Above is a window of Synechococcus sp. BIOS-E4-1 DNA encoding:
- the csaB gene encoding polysaccharide pyruvyl transferase CsaB, translating into MKALRSGRKLSVLLCGYYGEHNLGDDALLQVLVSQIPCDWDLVVTARDPDAVQDLVAGVSTVNRRSLSDTIQALNHVDALVLGGGSLLQDGTSFKSLLYYLVLLWSARFKRIPILLWGQGLGPLHHRFSQVLVKHTLSGVRAVSWRDPGSMGLAQRWGLNVPMVMGPDPVWRHPSPVWKGGDRLILCWRPTLLLDSRGWSVLLEAVDRLSSSGCSEVIWLAFHADQDASLWNELRSRDLIPDGLCRRSVQMQADSLEQVQTMFSEASLVIAMRLHALILAAMAGCPTAALSYDPKVKAAAQLAALPWVDLNNPLNADQLNHQWQSAVTAQRDGSQIQQLKRDAQLHQIMLVEELEKLSA
- a CDS encoding DUF2499 domain-containing protein, coding for MHALSLGTWWIHWASVAEWLMAIVLIHQYKPDGQDATSQRIAWAMLPALVSAMAACTWHLYDNAEELRWLVTLQASFTLIGNIMLAWAAWSIEAPTNVEDQI
- a CDS encoding DUF3593 domain-containing protein, which translates into the protein MPDFDPSPLFALSLFPYLIFLYYLGQRRLLPTLSRRGFQLTLLFVGITIGAALIAELKFGAELVAVDPLHGGAEAFLTLSNAVIVAGLIGYQKALR